The proteins below are encoded in one region of Planifilum fimeticola:
- the ytxC gene encoding putative sporulation protein YtxC → MEAVYRSASSHILGIPTDDGEDVLCVTVYQLSLPDRVPEAVCHLWNCLDEQMVRMQFHGIAFRIQEERIGSRVVFLCHDGGGDDAESREVRHGIGLTVAEYIRSYHEPNLVRDAVRKAFPFQPSRSDAAEKAVLSWIGKKRRRKPSLGLDWKIAGQVSGFLKESRRLAVDGFIRFRLKGYHRVFSRLLDQAVREYRLEQEYQEFIELLRYFVSTQKTQIPVIHVLHFGKSRFHLMKEDGTPLRLKDVEGAAQEIMEQTFSREDMIVSALLSAAPEFVVLHTRQREETIIRTVRKIFEGRIVLCEGCPLCRSEKVGRETLD, encoded by the coding sequence GTGGAAGCGGTATACCGGTCGGCATCCTCCCATATACTAGGAATACCGACGGACGATGGGGAGGATGTGTTGTGCGTGACCGTCTATCAGTTATCCCTGCCGGACAGGGTTCCGGAAGCCGTATGCCACCTGTGGAACTGCCTGGATGAGCAGATGGTGCGGATGCAGTTTCACGGGATCGCCTTCCGCATACAGGAAGAGCGAATCGGTTCCCGCGTCGTCTTTCTGTGCCACGACGGCGGCGGGGACGATGCGGAATCGAGGGAGGTCCGCCACGGGATCGGCTTGACCGTCGCCGAATATATCCGCTCCTATCACGAGCCGAATTTGGTCCGCGATGCCGTCCGGAAAGCCTTCCCCTTCCAGCCTTCAAGGTCTGATGCGGCCGAGAAGGCGGTGCTGAGCTGGATCGGAAAGAAAAGGCGGCGCAAACCCTCCCTCGGATTGGACTGGAAAATCGCGGGACAGGTTTCCGGCTTTCTGAAGGAGAGCCGGCGTTTGGCCGTCGACGGTTTCATCCGCTTTCGCCTGAAGGGGTATCACCGGGTGTTTTCCCGGCTGCTGGATCAGGCCGTCCGGGAATACCGCCTGGAGCAGGAATACCAGGAGTTCATCGAGCTCCTCCGGTATTTCGTCTCCACTCAGAAGACCCAGATTCCCGTAATTCACGTCCTCCATTTCGGAAAGAGCCGGTTCCACCTGATGAAGGAGGACGGTACCCCCCTGCGCCTGAAGGACGTGGAGGGAGCCGCGCAGGAAATCATGGAGCAGACCTTTTCCCGGGAGGATATGATCGTGAGCGCGCTTTTGTCGGCGGCTCCGGAGTTTGTGGTGCTGCATACCCGACAGCGCGAGGAGACGATCATTCGAACGGTGCGCAAAATTTTCGAGGGCCGGATCGTTCTCTGCGAGGGCTGTCCCCTCTGCCGCTCGGAGAAGGTGGGTCGCGAAACCCTTGACTGA
- the queD gene encoding 6-carboxytetrahydropterin synthase QueD encodes MNPKEWNQAGPSRKEEGAFPFPPKLQVFGRDIQKEQLKYHQRRVAVEKTFTFDSSHHLHLYEGKCKALHGHTYRLTVQVSGFVNDIGLVVDFKDLKAMVKEKILVPLDHQYLNGVLPPMNTSVENMIVWIWERLEEGLKELGSPEQALRLESLRLEETPTSAATLRREWMGEDR; translated from the coding sequence ATGAACCCAAAGGAATGGAATCAAGCGGGACCCTCCCGAAAGGAGGAGGGCGCCTTTCCCTTTCCGCCGAAACTGCAGGTATTCGGCAGGGACATTCAAAAGGAACAGCTGAAGTATCATCAGCGACGCGTCGCCGTGGAGAAAACCTTCACCTTTGACTCATCCCACCACCTGCACCTGTATGAAGGCAAGTGCAAGGCGCTCCACGGGCACACGTACCGGCTCACCGTCCAAGTGAGCGGTTTCGTCAACGATATCGGACTGGTCGTCGACTTCAAGGATCTGAAGGCGATGGTGAAGGAAAAAATCCTCGTCCCCCTGGACCACCAATACCTGAACGGCGTCCTGCCCCCCATGAACACCAGCGTCGAAAACATGATCGTCTGGATCTGGGAACGGTTGGAAGAGGGGCTGAAGGAGCTGGGATCACCGGAGCAGGCCCTGCGGCTGGAATCCCTTCGGCTGGAAGAAACGCCCACCAGCGCCGCGACCCTGCGCCGGGAATGGATGGGGGAGGACCGATGA
- a CDS encoding 7-carboxy-7-deazaguanine synthase QueE, with the protein MNPKEITIPLVEIFQTVEGEGNMAGFPTTFIRLYNCNLRCTWCDTPYSYAPHPPEKILTLGEILEQVKRYGNRHICLTGGEPLLYRDKALALLQELAPLPFLEDIHIETNGAIDLLPFHRWREASPHGGKVRFIMDFKLRSSGERDKMIPSNFLHLTDRDEIKFVISDREEFNEALSVVENAVRRGQILFSPEWNTLPPDRLVAWLLEGKRKDIRLNLQTHKYIWDPDRRGV; encoded by the coding sequence ATGAACCCCAAGGAAATCACGATTCCCCTGGTGGAAATTTTCCAAACGGTGGAAGGCGAAGGAAACATGGCGGGATTCCCCACCACCTTCATCCGTCTGTATAACTGCAATCTGCGGTGCACCTGGTGCGACACCCCCTACAGCTACGCTCCGCATCCTCCGGAGAAAATCCTTACCCTGGGAGAGATCCTGGAACAGGTGAAGCGCTACGGCAACCGCCACATCTGCCTGACCGGAGGCGAACCGCTCCTCTACCGGGACAAGGCCCTCGCCCTGCTTCAGGAATTGGCGCCCCTCCCCTTTTTGGAGGACATCCACATCGAGACCAACGGGGCCATTGATCTTCTCCCCTTCCACCGCTGGCGGGAAGCCTCTCCCCACGGGGGGAAAGTCCGCTTCATCATGGACTTCAAGCTCCGTTCCAGCGGGGAACGGGACAAGATGATCCCCAGCAATTTTCTCCACTTGACGGACCGGGATGAGATCAAATTCGTCATTTCCGATCGGGAGGAATTCAACGAAGCCCTGTCGGTGGTGGAAAACGCCGTGCGCCGGGGTCAGATTCTTTTCAGCCCCGAATGGAACACGCTTCCCCCCGACCGGTTGGTCGCCTGGTTGCTCGAAGGCAAGCGGAAGGATATCCGGTTAAACCTGCAGACGCACAAATACATCTGGGACCCGGACCGACGCGGGGTCTGA
- the mqnC gene encoding cyclic dehypoxanthinyl futalosine synthase: protein MAKIDQILDRALKGERLGLEEGILLWESDQVEKMGWVANQIMERLHPEPITTFVIGRNINYSNICDTYCRFCAFYRPPGHEEGYVLSNEEIFKKIQETIDVGGTEILMQGGTHPDLPFSYYTNLLREIKKRFDIHIHSFSPAEILKMKEVSGLSLEEVIRQLKEAGLDSLPGGGAEILDDRTRLKISRLKGSWRDWMNVMQTAHRLGMHTTATMVIGFGETLEERVLHLLRIREAQDETGGFLAFIVWTFQPDNTRLKREKLTGEDYLKAVAISRIMLDNIPNLQSSWVTMGTRIGKLSLSYGCNDFGSTMIEENVVSAAGTTHKVNTNLILQLIREAGKIPAQRNTRYEILRIFREGEKAEKDFVMQN from the coding sequence ATGGCGAAGATAGATCAAATATTGGATCGTGCGTTGAAAGGGGAACGGCTGGGGCTGGAGGAGGGCATTCTCCTCTGGGAGAGCGACCAAGTGGAGAAAATGGGATGGGTTGCCAACCAGATTATGGAGCGCCTGCATCCGGAACCGATTACGACCTTTGTGATCGGACGCAATATCAACTACAGCAACATTTGTGACACCTACTGCCGCTTCTGCGCCTTTTACCGGCCGCCCGGCCATGAGGAGGGCTATGTGCTCAGCAATGAGGAGATCTTCAAAAAGATCCAGGAAACGATCGACGTGGGCGGCACGGAAATTCTGATGCAGGGTGGAACCCATCCGGATCTCCCCTTCAGTTATTACACCAATCTGCTGCGGGAGATCAAAAAGCGGTTTGATATTCACATCCACTCCTTTTCGCCGGCGGAAATCCTGAAGATGAAGGAAGTTTCCGGTCTGTCCCTCGAAGAGGTAATCCGGCAGTTGAAGGAAGCGGGATTGGATTCGCTCCCCGGCGGAGGCGCCGAGATCCTGGACGACCGGACCCGGCTCAAGATCAGCCGTCTGAAGGGTTCCTGGCGGGATTGGATGAACGTGATGCAGACGGCGCACCGGTTGGGGATGCACACGACGGCGACGATGGTGATCGGTTTCGGGGAGACCCTGGAAGAGAGGGTGCTCCACCTGCTCCGAATTCGCGAAGCCCAGGATGAGACCGGCGGATTTCTCGCCTTCATCGTTTGGACCTTCCAGCCGGACAACACCCGGTTGAAGCGGGAAAAGCTCACCGGAGAGGACTATTTGAAGGCGGTGGCCATTTCCCGTATCATGCTGGACAACATTCCCAACCTGCAGTCCTCCTGGGTGACGATGGGAACGAGGATCGGGAAACTCTCCCTCAGCTACGGCTGCAACGATTTCGGCAGCACGATGATCGAGGAGAACGTGGTCTCCGCCGCGGGCACCACCCACAAGGTGAACACCAATCTGATCCTTCAATTGATCCGCGAAGCGGGGAAAATCCCCGCCCAGCGGAATACGCGTTACGAGATTCTCCGGATCTTCCGGGAAGGGGAGAAGGCGGAAAAGGATTTTGTCATGCAAAACTGA
- a CDS encoding metal-dependent hydrolase: MTGKTHLSLGLVSGAATAAVIDPAQNLNEATVTILVSGTVALLPDIDDNDSTVNKILFPLLPAGLRSLVLAALGGLVVILYILRDWPLWTLLAGIYALCVAFANHRSISHSLLAFGIVVWTAYLASPMIAPAVAVGYGSHLLADAITTGGVPLFWPWSKRFGLRNLGLSIPTGGWLDQWAGKVGLMGTCVIFTYLVYRRVMEEGLAAFGFFG; the protein is encoded by the coding sequence TTGACCGGCAAGACCCATTTGTCCTTGGGGCTGGTTTCCGGGGCGGCGACGGCGGCCGTGATCGATCCCGCCCAAAACCTCAACGAAGCGACGGTGACGATTCTGGTCAGCGGAACCGTGGCGCTGCTGCCGGATATCGACGACAATGACAGCACGGTGAACAAAATCCTTTTCCCCCTTTTGCCGGCGGGCCTTCGATCCTTGGTGTTGGCCGCCTTGGGCGGTCTGGTCGTCATCCTATACATTCTCAGGGATTGGCCGCTTTGGACGTTGCTTGCGGGGATCTACGCCCTGTGCGTCGCCTTCGCCAACCATCGGAGCATCAGCCATTCCCTACTGGCCTTCGGTATTGTCGTATGGACCGCATATCTGGCTTCGCCGATGATCGCCCCGGCGGTGGCGGTCGGATACGGCTCCCACCTGCTGGCCGATGCGATCACCACGGGAGGCGTTCCCCTGTTTTGGCCTTGGTCGAAGCGGTTCGGGCTGCGCAACCTGGGGCTGAGCATCCCTACCGGCGGATGGCTGGACCAGTGGGCGGGAAAGGTGGGCCTGATGGGCACCTGTGTGATTTTTACATATCTCGTGTACCGACGGGTGATGGAGGAAGGTTTGGCCGCCTTCGGCTTTTTCGGATGA